The following coding sequences are from one Desulfuromonas sp. TF window:
- the amrB gene encoding AmmeMemoRadiSam system protein B — protein MQRLPAVAGQFYPDNPGSLRETVTDLLGSPRERRSAIGLIVPHAGYVYSGAITGQTLARVLIPRRVVIIGPNHHGYGHPAAVYASGTWVSPLGTTAIDCELAKSILNACPTLASDESAHRFEHSLEVLLPFIQVLAPETAIVPICLGRLPLEDLLALGDSLGKVLAASGEEILLVASSDMTHYESGDIAREKDMLALQRVLELDPAGLYRTVAARKITMCGVIPVTVMLAAARQLGARSATLVQYGNSGDVTGDQSQVVGYAGVILDV, from the coding sequence ATGCAACGATTGCCTGCGGTGGCCGGCCAGTTCTATCCGGATAATCCGGGATCGCTGCGTGAAACAGTGACGGACCTTCTTGGATCGCCACGGGAGAGACGGTCCGCAATCGGCCTGATCGTCCCTCACGCCGGATATGTCTATTCAGGAGCCATTACCGGTCAGACCCTCGCCCGGGTGCTCATTCCCCGGCGCGTCGTCATTATTGGTCCAAACCACCATGGCTACGGCCATCCCGCCGCCGTGTACGCCTCCGGGACGTGGGTATCGCCACTGGGAACCACGGCCATTGATTGTGAACTGGCAAAATCGATCCTGAACGCCTGTCCCACTCTGGCCTCCGATGAGTCGGCCCACCGCTTTGAACACTCCCTGGAAGTTCTGCTCCCCTTCATTCAGGTTCTGGCGCCTGAGACGGCCATTGTCCCGATCTGCCTCGGCCGTCTGCCCCTGGAAGATCTGCTGGCCCTGGGTGACTCCCTGGGGAAGGTCCTGGCTGCCTCCGGTGAAGAGATCCTGCTCGTGGCAAGCTCGGACATGACCCATTACGAGTCTGGGGATATCGCCAGGGAGAAGGATATGCTGGCCCTGCAGAGAGTTCTCGAACTCGATCCTGCCGGGCTCTACAGAACCGTTGCCGCGCGGAAGATCACCATGTGCGGGGTCATCCCGGTCACTGTGATGCTGGCGGCGGCCCGGCAGCTTGGCGCCCGCAGCGCCACCCTTGTGCAATATGGCAACTCCGGAGATGTGACGGGTGATCAGTCGCAGGTGGTGGGGTATGCCGGGGTGATTCTCGACGTCTGA
- a CDS encoding sulfite exporter TauE/SafE family protein — MHLFAPDILIMFVFLGSLAGFLAGLLGIGGGIILVPLFLWSFSLAGFAPDLIVHAAFGTSLAIIIPTAFSSTLGHRKRGNVDWRQVRYLVMGGVIGAITGATLAAELSGVRLKGLFGLMQIMVALELLFFHPHLPPEETGRLARTPLLLVGLAGGAFSAFFGVGGGVIAVPLMVILLRLPIHLAVGNSSALIVISSFFGALSYVIHGWEIPLLPPFSFGYVNALVALIVAPFTMLSARLGVRVACRVPHDKLVRMFAVILLLVGFRMIIKTFFP; from the coding sequence ATGCATCTATTCGCTCCCGACATCCTCATCATGTTCGTTTTCCTTGGCTCTCTGGCCGGTTTTCTGGCAGGTCTGCTGGGGATCGGGGGCGGAATCATCCTGGTCCCGCTTTTTCTCTGGAGCTTCAGCCTTGCCGGATTCGCACCGGATCTCATCGTTCACGCCGCGTTCGGTACCAGTCTGGCCATAATCATTCCAACGGCATTCAGCAGTACCCTGGGTCATCGAAAGAGGGGGAATGTGGACTGGCGTCAGGTCCGATACCTCGTCATGGGGGGGGTGATCGGGGCGATAACAGGTGCGACGCTTGCGGCGGAACTCTCCGGAGTCCGGCTCAAGGGTCTCTTTGGTCTGATGCAGATCATGGTGGCCCTGGAACTCCTTTTCTTTCACCCTCACCTTCCTCCGGAGGAAACCGGTCGCCTGGCTCGCACTCCGCTGCTGCTGGTCGGTTTGGCCGGCGGCGCCTTCTCCGCTTTTTTCGGCGTCGGGGGTGGAGTAATCGCCGTACCGCTCATGGTGATTCTGCTTCGACTGCCCATTCATCTGGCGGTCGGCAATTCAAGCGCGCTGATTGTCATTTCCTCTTTTTTCGGAGCCCTGTCCTATGTCATACACGGTTGGGAGATCCCTCTCCTGCCTCCTTTTTCTTTTGGGTACGTCAATGCCCTCGTGGCCCTGATTGTCGCTCCTTTCACCATGCTGTCGGCCCGCCTGGGGGTCAGGGTTGCCTGCCGGGTTCCCCATGATAAACTGGTCAGGATGTTTGCGGTTATTCTTCTGCTGGTGGGCTTCAGAATGATCATCAAGACCTTCTTTCCCTGA
- a CDS encoding ABC transporter permease, which yields MLRMFEIIGDYCLETLERIGRMGIFLLVCLWSVVRPPYKIDAVIRQIHFIGSRSVFVILFTGAFTGMVLGLQGYYTLRKFSSEGLLGSAVALSLVRELGPVIAALMVIGRAGSAICAEVGIMRNSEQIDALECMAIDPYKFLLAPKYVAGIISVPLLTFIFDLMGILGGYLVGVVLLGINEGTYFQGMYRSVEWADIEMGLVKSFVFALLIVWIPAAKGYYLHLEKSGGLGLPDQRHHALINDV from the coding sequence ATGCTGAGAATGTTTGAAATCATTGGCGACTACTGCCTCGAAACCCTCGAGCGAATCGGCCGCATGGGGATTTTCCTGCTGGTCTGCCTGTGGAGCGTGGTCCGGCCGCCGTATAAGATAGACGCGGTAATCCGACAGATCCACTTTATCGGCTCTCGTTCGGTCTTCGTTATTCTTTTCACCGGTGCTTTCACCGGAATGGTTCTTGGACTGCAAGGATACTATACCCTTCGCAAGTTCAGCTCCGAAGGACTTCTCGGTTCAGCCGTAGCTTTGAGTCTGGTCCGTGAACTCGGACCCGTCATTGCAGCACTCATGGTTATCGGCCGAGCCGGGTCGGCCATCTGCGCCGAAGTGGGTATCATGCGCAACTCGGAGCAGATCGACGCCCTGGAGTGCATGGCCATCGATCCCTACAAATTTCTGCTGGCGCCAAAATACGTGGCGGGGATCATTTCAGTCCCCCTTCTGACGTTTATTTTCGACTTAATGGGCATCCTTGGAGGGTACCTTGTCGGAGTCGTGCTGCTCGGCATCAACGAGGGAACCTATTTCCAGGGGATGTATCGAAGCGTGGAATGGGCGGATATCGAAATGGGACTCGTCAAGTCCTTCGTCTTCGCCCTTCTGATCGTCTGGATCCCCGCAGCAAAGGGCTATTACCTGCACCTGGAAAAATCCGGTGGATTGGGATTACCTGATCAGCGCCATCATGCTCTGATAAACGATGTATGA